In a single window of the Nocardiopsis composta genome:
- a CDS encoding cytidine deaminase encodes MTDDQRPDLGAEDEKLITLARASRARTGAAEGAAVRDETGRTYTAATVALPSLRLTALQAAAAAAVSSEADALEAAVVVGEGAELSADDLAVAADLKTPLVVLAAPDGTPTAVTRS; translated from the coding sequence GTGACCGACGACCAGCGCCCGGACCTCGGGGCCGAGGACGAGAAGCTCATCACCCTGGCGCGCGCCTCGCGCGCCCGCACCGGCGCGGCCGAGGGCGCCGCGGTGCGCGACGAGACCGGCCGCACCTACACCGCGGCCACGGTCGCCCTGCCCAGCCTGCGGCTGACCGCCCTGCAGGCGGCGGCCGCCGCCGCGGTCTCCAGCGAGGCCGACGCCCTGGAGGCGGCGGTGGTCGTCGGAGAGGGGGCCGAGCTGAGCGCGGACGACCTCGCCGTCGCCGCGGACCTGAAGACCCCGCTGGTGGTGCTGGCGGCCCCGGACGGGACGCCCACCGCCGTCACCCGCTCCTGA
- a CDS encoding hemolysin family protein: protein MPAAVAGLAAAAVFGLLSAFLVAAEIAVTRVAAGGTGAAGGKEGPSRLQAVAADPTRFLNLVLMLRVAFEVAAVVAAAAGFAGLLGAGWPALLLTLVVMAPVDYVLMGVTPRILGRQFSVPIAGTAAALLAPVAVVLGPVAQGLVRLGRGLTPRNKGERSGPFSSEEELRRLVDLAERGHVIDAEEREMIHSVFKLDDTVVREVMVPRTDIVFIGGDESLDDCLSLALRSGFSRIPVTGEDEDDVIGIVYLKDAASLMQERWARGGGERGAMPAARDVMRPASYVPDSKPIDELLRDMQRQRIHVSVVIDEYGGTAGLVTIEDIVEEIVGEITDEYDDEIPPIERLGEDRARVTARLPLGELAELFGTEVDAPEVDTVGGLLAYALGRVPITGSKADYAGLRLTAENPAGRRNRTATILVERIGEAGGAGPDAPRD from the coding sequence CTGCCCGCCGCGGTCGCCGGCCTGGCCGCCGCGGCCGTGTTCGGGCTGCTCTCCGCCTTCCTGGTGGCCGCGGAGATCGCCGTCACCCGGGTCGCCGCGGGCGGCACCGGGGCGGCCGGCGGCAAGGAGGGCCCGTCCCGGCTGCAGGCCGTCGCCGCCGACCCCACCCGGTTCCTCAACCTCGTGCTGATGCTCCGGGTGGCCTTCGAGGTGGCTGCGGTGGTCGCCGCCGCGGCGGGCTTCGCCGGGCTGCTCGGCGCCGGCTGGCCGGCGCTGCTGCTCACCCTCGTGGTGATGGCCCCGGTGGACTACGTGCTGATGGGCGTCACCCCGCGGATCCTGGGCCGGCAGTTCTCCGTGCCGATCGCGGGCACGGCCGCCGCGCTGCTGGCGCCGGTCGCGGTGGTCCTCGGCCCGGTGGCCCAGGGCCTGGTCCGGCTGGGGCGCGGCCTCACCCCGCGGAACAAGGGCGAGCGCAGCGGCCCGTTCAGCAGCGAGGAGGAGCTGCGCCGCCTGGTCGACCTGGCCGAGCGCGGGCACGTGATCGACGCCGAGGAGCGGGAGATGATCCACTCGGTGTTCAAGCTGGACGACACCGTCGTCCGCGAGGTCATGGTGCCGCGCACCGACATCGTCTTCATCGGCGGCGACGAGAGCCTGGACGACTGCCTGTCCCTCGCGCTGCGCAGCGGCTTCTCCCGGATCCCGGTGACCGGCGAGGACGAGGACGACGTGATCGGCATCGTCTACCTGAAGGACGCCGCCTCGCTCATGCAGGAGCGCTGGGCCCGGGGCGGCGGGGAGCGGGGGGCGATGCCCGCCGCGCGCGATGTGATGCGCCCGGCCAGCTACGTGCCGGACTCCAAGCCGATCGACGAGCTGCTCCGGGACATGCAGCGGCAGCGGATCCACGTCTCGGTGGTCATCGACGAGTACGGCGGCACCGCCGGGCTGGTCACCATCGAGGACATCGTGGAGGAGATCGTCGGCGAGATCACCGACGAGTACGACGACGAGATCCCGCCGATCGAGCGGCTCGGCGAGGACCGCGCGCGGGTCACCGCGCGGCTGCCCCTGGGCGAGCTGGCCGAGCTGTTCGGCACCGAGGTGGACGCCCCGGAGGTGGACACCGTCGGCGGGCTGCTCGCCTACGCGCTGGGCCGGGTGCCGATCACCGGTTCCAAGGCGGACTACGCTGGTCTCAGGCTCACCGCGGAGAACCCCGCGGGCCGGCGCAACCGGACCGCGACGATCCTGGTGGAGCGGATCGGCGAGGCCGGCGGTGCCGGACCTGACGCTCCGCGGGACTGA
- the ybeY gene encoding rRNA maturation RNase YbeY, giving the protein MSIDVANESGVPVDESALSELARYVLDALRIHPLAELSVVLVDEEPMAELHMRWMDLPGPTDVMSFPMDELRPGGPDRPSEPGTLGDVIICPQVAARQAEQGGHGVQDELDLLCTHGILHLLGYDHAEPEERTEMFGLQTELLMGWRPSAAAASRTAETRED; this is encoded by the coding sequence ATGAGCATCGACGTCGCGAACGAATCCGGCGTCCCGGTCGACGAGTCGGCCCTGTCCGAACTGGCCAGGTACGTCCTGGACGCGCTGCGGATCCACCCGCTCGCCGAGCTCTCCGTCGTCCTGGTGGACGAGGAGCCGATGGCGGAGCTGCACATGCGCTGGATGGACCTGCCCGGTCCCACCGACGTCATGTCCTTCCCCATGGACGAGCTGCGGCCCGGCGGACCGGACCGGCCCTCCGAGCCGGGCACCCTGGGCGACGTGATCATCTGCCCGCAGGTGGCGGCGCGCCAGGCCGAGCAGGGCGGGCACGGCGTCCAGGACGAGCTGGACCTGCTGTGCACGCACGGCATCCTGCACCTGCTCGGCTACGACCACGCCGAACCCGAGGAGCGCACCGAGATGTTCGGGCTCCAGACCGAATTGCTGATGGGGTGGCGGCCGAGCGCGGCCGCCGCCTCCCGGACCGCAGAGACGCGGGAAGACTGA